CCGAACGGGCATGGCCAGAATCGTCTTCAGGTAGGTGACACCGGCCGAGACATAAGCGGAAAGTGTGAGCTTTGCCCTTGTCGCGCCAAACCTCGCCGAATAGGTTCGAACCAATCATGCTTCCAGTGAGGTGCATGCCACCAGGGAGCCGGGCCCCTGCAAGGGAGATGAAAGTACCAATGCGGCAGTCGGTCAGGAACAGACTGGCTTGATACGGCAGGCTATCCTTCAGGAACCCTGAGTGGATTACCGTGCGAAAGGGCGCGCATCCCTCCTCTTGCCACACACGAAGATCGAGCCCCCCATGAGTCGTCAAGTTCGGGGCCATCAACCCGCCCTTGATACGGGCACCTCCCAGCGAGCAATCTGACCGGATGGTGGCGTTATGCAGGAGCAATGCACCGTGAACCTCGGCGCCTAGAGGTGATCTCTTGACCACGGCCTTTTCTTTCAGCCGATCGTATCGGGCAGCGGCGTTGTCTCTGCGCAAGTAGTAGACGCTCAGGCTGAAACGCCCCATGTCCGAATTGCTGAAGGTCACGTTTTCGCCAACGCTGATTCCGTCCAGGTTAACAGCGCCTGTGATGCGAGCACTCCTTACCACAAGCCGTCCGCCTATCCGCGTCCGAATTGAAGGTCCCCCCCTGATGGAGCGTTCAGCGTTACTGGGAAGGAGGTGATCCTCATCTGGGTGCCAGCCCTCACAGTCGAGGTCCCCGTGGATTTCGGCGCCGGCCATCCGGACGTCGCCGTCGACCCACATGCCACGAAACGCGCACCTTCCAACAACCCGGACGCGGTTCATCGAAAGGCGGCCCATGATGATCGTTCGGAAAGCCACGACGTCGGTCGTCTTGCTTGGGAGCCACACGAATCGAATGTCAGACTCTATATGCGCATTTCCAAAGTCAACGTTCCCCAGTACCACCGCTCCAGCAAAATCAATTCCCCCACGAACCTCCATCCCTCGGGCAGCGATGCCACTGAAGATCGTGGGCCGATGCTGCTTCAGCTGAGACGTTAGATCGAGCTGCTGGTCCAAGCCTCGGAGTTTCCTCGCAGTCGCTGCGCGCTGGTTCGCCAAAGTCTTCGCCGTTGGATAGCGAGGGCGCTGATCCCAAAGACGGGCTTCCTCGCTATCCTTCGTCTCGGACTTGGCTCGTATTCCTCCCCGAATTCGAGCGTTCGTGAGTTGGAGTTGTCCGCGGAATATGGATCCGCGAAGATCGAGGCCTCCGCGAACGCGAATTCGATCGAGGGAAACGAACGGCTGTCCCACCGGATCGCACATTACGACGGTGTTCGTGATCGAGAGACTGCCGCGGACATCCAAGTCAGTTAGGTCGAGCCCATGCTTGAAGACGCAGTCCTCAATCACCACGGACTTGGAACAACGAACGGCCCGGAGCCGCACGAACGCATTGAAGGTGCATCCCCGCATCCGAAAGGGAAGGTCGAACGACTCTCCCTTGAGATCGAGCGAACACTCGACGTCTTGGCCCTCGAGGGGAGTGCCCCCTCTTAGGGTTAACAGGATTTCCTCTAACTCCATCCCTGTTGGTAGTTCTGGCGTGGAGGCGACCCTCCTTCTGGCAACTTGGGTGGAGGTATTCCTGCAATCAACATCGCGAGCTGTGCATTCGTTGTCAGGACGGCTCGGATGGAACAAGGCGCTACGTCCTGGTCACCGCTCTTCCACCATTCCCCCGGTCCATGGTTGGGTGGACGCCCATCGAACGACTTGACCCCCGCCCTGCGCCTCCGGTAGGCCGTGGACAAGGAGGTCTGCCATGATGTGGATCTTAGCTGTCCTGACCCTCTGCGGGCCGTCGGCCCTCGGGCCGATCCAGGGCGACCGCACCGTCTCCGAACGGGAGATGATGCGGATGTGGGGACAGTCCATCGCCAAGACGATGCCCGCCGCGATCAAAAAGGGCGGCACGCTCAAACAACTTCAGTTCGCCTTCTCCCAGTACTGCAACGCGCTCGACAAGCGCGCGGTGACCAACAACTCGAGCTACGCGACGCGCCTTACCAACCTCTTCAAAGAGGGCAAACTCACAAAATGGACCTGCGGGGACCATGCCGAGCTGCTCGAAAGCATGTTCAGCGGCATGGGGATTCCCGGTAAGGACCTGCTCTACCTCCACGCCGTGGCGGAACGGCTTCAGCCAACCATCAACCAGGACCACGGCACCATCGCCGTGCTGATCAACGGAAAGCTCTTCGTCTTCGATGCGTGGCAGGTGGCGCGGTTCAACGGGAGCTTCAACCTGGCCAAGAACGTCCAAGCGTCCATCTGGAACGGCGGGGACGCGTACACCTGGGAACTCCAGATGATCGCGCAAGGCTACAGCCAGTTCCAACTCGACGATCGACCCTTCCACAAACACGTCGCCGACGCGCTGGCCGAATACCAGAAGTTCCTGAAAGGAACGACGCCGCCGGCGAAAACCGCCCCGACCACCAAGCCCCCCACGCGCTACTGGGTCCGGGACGGCGACCCGATCCTCACGATCGATGAACCGCGAAAGGGCTGCACCATCGGATGGGACAAGAAGGGGATCCTGACCTCGACCGGCAACTGGGGAGGATCGCCCGGCGTCTCGCCGGTGGAGTTCATCGTCACCTACGACTTCGAACTGCCCGAGCGGATGAAGTCGGGCGAAGAAGGCCAGTGCGACGTGAAACTGATCTACCGGTACAACCAGAAGGACCTCGCCGCCAGAGGCTACACCATGTCCGTGGAAGTCCACGTGGGCCAGTTCGCCCCGACCGGCGACTGGGTGAACAACCGCGGCGCGACGAACTTCTTGAAGGTCGTCGCGGCCTGCAACGACGAAAGCCCCAACCGCGGAGGCCCGCTGTATCCCGTCGTGGGACACCATGCCTTCACCGCGCCCACGTTCCGCGCGTCCCTCGAAGGCACGTGGCGGTTCGCGATCCAGTTCTACATCTACGGACCCGCGACGCCGACCGCCCGGTTGGTGCAGGTCTACAAAACCGACTGAACGCGTCGGGCAGGTGCGGCCCCCGCCAACCACGGGGTCCGCACCAGCCCCTCCGCCAGCGCCCACGATAGCACCGCGGCCCCCGCCACCGCGCCCGCGACCGCGGGCGTCATGGGCGCCAGCCCCAGCACCGTACGCAGCCACGGCACCGTGGCCGCCGCGACCTGCAACCCCACCGCCCCGACCACCGAGGCGGCCAACGCGACGTTGCGCCGCGAAGCCGACGCCGAACGCGCGGGGTAGGCGACCAGCAGTTGGCCCACCGCCAGGAACTGGAACAACGCCGAGCGCGCCTCGCCGAAGGACACGTGTGTCAGGAGCGTGCCAAACAGCGCGAGGCCGACCGCCGACGCCAGGAGCCCCACCCCCACCACGAACCGCACCCCGAAACGGTCGAGCATCGGGCTGTCGGGCGGGCGGGGCGGGCGCTTCATCGCGCCGGGGTTCCGATCGAAGCCGAGCGCGAGCGCCACCGGGCCGTCGGTCACCACGTTGATCCATAGGAGCTGGACCGCGGTCAAGGGGAGGAGCACCTCGCCGCCGGGCTCCCGCATCCCCGCCACGAACGCCCCCAGCGCACCGACCACCACCACGCACAACTCGGCGAAGTTCGTCGCGAAGAGGAAGCGGATGAACTTCTGGATGTTCGCGAAGATGCCCCTTCCGTGCTCGATCGCCGCCACGATCGACGCGAAGTTGTCGTCGGTCAGCACCAGGTCCGACACCTCGCGTGCGAGGTCCGTGCCGCGGCGGCCCATCGCGATCCCGACGTCGGCGCGCTTGAGCGCGGGCGCGTCGTTCACCCCGTCGCCGGTCATCGCCACGATGTGGCCCTTCTCCTGGAGCCGCTCGATCAGCGCGAGCTTCTGCTCGGGCTGCACGCGCGCGAACACGTTCGCGCCTTCGGGCAACTCGTCCAGCCCCTCGAGGTCCTCGCCCAACACCACGTCGTCGGTGGCGAGGCCGATCGCGTCGGCGATCGCGCGGGCCGTCTGCGGATGGTCACCGGTGACCATCACCACGCGGACGCCCGCCTCCCGGGTGCGGGCGAGCGCACCCTGCACCTCCTCGCGGGGCGGGTCCCACAGCTTGGCGAACCCGAGGAACTCCACGCCCCGATCCTCGTCGTCCCCGCCCCTGGCGAAGGCGAGCAGCCGATACCCCTCCGCGGCCGCCTCCTTCGCCCTTGCGAGCCAGCGCTTTCGCGCCTCGTCGCCGAGGTCCGACCGCCCAAGCAGCACCTCCGGCGCGCCCTTGAGCCACCGCTCCCCGTCGCCGCACGTGACGCGCATGTACTTGCGCTTGCTCTCGAACGGAAGCTCGTCCGAGCGCGGGCACCGCTCGCGCTCCGCACCGGCGTCCACGCCGCGATCCCGCGCGAACTCCAACAGCGCGCGCTCCAGGGGGTCTCCCGAATCGGAGTCCGGCTCTGCATCGTTGGCGAGCACCATCGCCCTCAGCACGGCCCGCTCCTCCTCGCACTCCAAACCCTCCACGGTCATCCGGTTCTCGGTGAGGGTCCCCGTCTTGTCTGTCGCGATCACGGTTACCGAGCCGAGGGCCTCCACCGCGACCATCCGGCGCACCACCGCGTTCCGGCGCGCCATGCGCTCGACCCCGCGGGCCAGGGTGAGCGTCATCACCGCGGGCATCCCTTCGGGCACCGCCGCCACCGCGAGCGCGATCGAGAACACCAGCACGTGGCCGAGCGAATCGAGGCCCTCGACCCACACGCCGCCGAGCACCAGGGCCGCCGCCAGCCCCGCCACCCACTTCGAGACCAGGCTGCCGAAGGCGCCCAGCTTGCGCTCGAGGGGTGTCGGGGTAGCCTTCAACCCCTGGAGCGTCGAGGCGAGCTTGCCCAACGCGCTCTGCGCCCCGGTGCGCACGACCTCCGCGGCCGCGCCGCCCTTCACGAGCCGCGTGCCGGCGCGAAGCTCCTCGCCGGACGCACGGTCGACCGGGACCGATTCGCCGGTCAGCATCGACTCGTCGAGCAGGATGCCCCGGGTCTCCACCACGCGAACGTCCGCCGGAACGCGGTCGCCGGTCTCGAGGCGCACGACGTCGCCGGGAACGAGTTCGCGGCTGGGAATCTTGCGCTGTTTGCCGTCGCGCCACACCGTGGAACGGGGCTGGGCCAGTTCCTGGAGCTTGGACAGCGCCTCGTCGGCGCGGTACTCCTGATACACGCCAAGACACGCGTTTACAACGAGGATCAGGGCGATGGCCGCGGCTTCGAGCGGCACGCCGCCACCCCCTTTCGAGAGCCAGATCGCAAGGTCGATCCCGACGGCCGCGACCAAAAGCCACACGATCGGGCTCGTGAACTGCGCCGCGATCCGCGAGGCCAGACTCGGCCCCGAGCTTTCGGGAAGCGCGTTCGGGCCGTGCTGCTCCAGCCGCCTCCGCGCCTCCTGCCCGCTCAGACCTTCGCGATGCATCGCTCCCCGCTTGTTTCTACGCCGGCACGCCCCGTCCAGCGGGCGTGGCACGTTGTCAGCACTCCGCCCCTCGGCGCCTCTCCCGCTAAGTGAAAGGCAAGTGAAAGGGTCGCTCCTGCATCTTACAGTCAGGGCGAACGATTCCGCCCAATTTGAACGCCATGATCCACCCCCGCACGCCCGGAGAGAGTCCCCATGTCGGATGATCCCATCCACGCCGTCCATCCCCAGCTCGTGATGCAGATCGCGGCGAAGGACTCGATCCGCCGCGTCTGGGTGGCGAAGCTGCCGTCCGACGGGAACCGCTACCAAATCTTCGAAGCTCCCACACACGCCCTTCCCGAGTTCCGCGAGATCCGGGTGGCGGGCCTCCTGTGCGCGGAGACGCGCGCCGGACGCGACCGCATCGCCGTGCTCCTCGAGGAGCGGGGCGCGTTGCTGTGGAGGGAAATCTCCATCACCCGCGCCCGCACCATCGCCCGCCGCCTGGCGTGCCTGAACGGCGGGGTGGTGCACCTGGCTCTCTTCGACGAGATCGACCGGGTGGTGTGGGAGCCCGTGGCCCTGCCTTGACGGGCCGCGGCCCGGCTACCGGGTCGCGGGCCATAAGCACGGCGCCCCGTCGGTGAGCACGCGGAACCGGAAGTCGCGCAGGTCCACCCTCGCGATGTGGGCTTGGGTCCCGTCCTGCGACGTCATCATCACCGCGGAATCGCCGTCGGCGAAGGACACCTCCCCCGTGTCCAACTGGCGGAGAGGCACGAGGGGTTGGACGAAGCCCGTCTTCAGGTCCAGCAGGGTGGCCTCGTACTTCGTGCGCCGGAACGACGAGTAGATGAGGAAGCGGCCGTCGGCGCTGTAGACCCCGTGCGTGTCCTCCCACGTCCCGTCGGTCAACCGCACCAGCCCGCTCCCGTCCAGATTCATCGACCAGAGGTTCTGGACCCCTGCCCGGTGCGAGGAGAATACGATGCGCTCACCGTTCGGGTGCCAGGTGGGTTCGAGATTGCGGAGGCCGTCGTGGGTGACGAACCGCCAGGCGCCGGAGCGAAGGTCGGCGAGCCCCACCTCCCAGTTGCCCGTCGCCATCGTGCAGAACACCAGCCGGGTGCCATCCGGACTCCATACGGGCTGGACGTCTCGGGCGGGCGTCGACACGATGCTTCGTTCCTCGGTTCCGTCCACCCGGGCGACGTAAATGTCCTCCCGGTTTTGGGATTCCCGCGTGTAGGCCAGCCATCTCCCGTTGGGCGAGATCCGGGGAACGCCCGCGCCGATGAACACCTCGGAGAGCGGGGTCGGCGCCCGGCCATCGGTCGCCATCCGCCAAAGCCTTTCCTTGCCGTCCTGGAACGAGACAAAGACCACCTCGTCGATACCGATGCGCCGCGGGTCTGGATGGTAGGGCGCCACCATTTGGAAGGGCATGACCGGCGCGAGGGCGGCAAGCGCGGCGAAGCGCCAGGGACTAATCGTCCCCGACCGACCCTGGGCGAGCGTGCGGATGCGGCCCAGCAGGTGGCCCTGGCCCAACAGCCTCGAAAGCGCCGGCTGCGGCGTGGCCACCACCGCGCCCCCGAGCAGCGCGGCATACCCGCTCCTCGAGGCCAACGCCTGGTCGACGACCTGTTCGTTTGCGAGGACCGCTTGGCGAAGGCCGAGCCAAACCAACGGGTTCCACCAGAAGAGGTGCTGAACGAGGGAGTACCAGACGAGCCGCAGGGGATCCCGCTGGCGCAGATGGAGCAGCTCGTGCTCCAACACCAGGCGCCACTGGTCCTCGTCCAAGCGCATCGCCGCCGGCACCAGGATCACGGGTTGGGTCACTCCCCAGACGCACGGAGAGCGGATCGCGTCCGATGCTTTGAGGATGGGGGCGTCTGCGACCTCGTAGTGCTGGCCCAGCTCGTACACGAGATCGATGAGCGCCGCGTCCGTGACCTGCTCGGCGGCCCTCACCAGGCGCAGGGTGGCGACCATCCGCCATCCCAGAACCAACAGTCCGACGCCCGCCAAACCAGCCACCAGCAGAACCAATGGGTGCGGGCCCGGATCCGGCAGGTACGCAACCTGGTGCGCGGCGAACCGAGGGTCGAGTTCGAACACCATGGGGGTCAGCGCCGAGACCCTCTCTCCGGGAGGTTTGAGAATCGGCACGGTCAACGGGGGCAACGGAAGCAGAACCACCAGCGGGGAGGCGAAGCACCACGCCCAGAGCAGGCGGCGCGCCGCGCAGTCGGGCCTCAGCACTCGGCTGAGAAGGAGTCCGAGCAGGAAGACGACGCTGATCCGGAGCAGGACCTCGACAAGCTCGGAGGGCGTCACTTCGTCTAGGTCTCCATCTCGTCCAGGAGCTCCTTGAACTGCTCGAGCTCCGAGGGGTCGATGTCCTCGGACTGGGCGAGGAAGGACGCGATGGGTTTCAGCCTTCCGCCCAGCCTCTCCTTGATGAACGCCTCCACGAGTTGGCGCTCCATCCGCTCGGCGTCCTGCCTGGTGCGGTAGAGAAAGGTGCCGTCGACCTTCTTCCGGTCGACCAGCCCTTTCTTGAGGAGGCGGTCCACGGCCTTGACGATGGTGCCGCGAACGAACCCCCTCGGCCTTCCGAACTCCTCGAAGATCTGCCTCACCGACAGATCCTCTTGGCCGGAGAGGAATCTCAAGAGTTCGTATTCGAATTTGCCAGGGGGGGAGGCGTCCATGGCCCCATTATAGGAGGGTGCAGGGAGCATCACGACGGGCTACGCCCTCCTGTTTCGGGAACGGCTTCTCCTCGCCGCCATCGTCAGTGCGAGGGCTCCAAGAATCATCGAGCATGGCTCAGGCACCGGCGCGCTGGTCCAGGCGGTCGCGCCAACGTAAAGACCCTCATGGATGAGCTGGAGGTCGTTGCCGTCCGGACTCAGCCAGAAGAGTCCGTCGGGGTTGGCGCCAGCCGCCACCCCGTGAACGAGGATCCTTCCCGAGTCCCAGTAGTCCGGATAGGCGTGGGAGCCCAGTAACTGCGTGAACACGTGTTGGTTGCTTCCGTCCGCGCCCATCATCCATCCACGCCAGTCGGATCCTCCGTCCAAGGCATGAAACGCGATCTGGGTCCCATCCTGAGACCATCGGGGTGCCCACTCATCCCATCCACCCGTGGTGAGCTGGGTGAGCCCGCTCCCGTCGCTCTCCATCGTCCAAACGTCCCCAGTTCCGTTCACCCCGCGGGTGAAGGCGATGCGGCCGTTGGCTCGGGACCAGTCTGCCGTTCCCTCCGGAGTGTTGGGCGTGTTTGTGATGTTGACTTGGTTGGAGCCGTCTGCATTCATCAGGAAGAGATCCATGACCGTGTCCGTGCCGCGCTGAAACAAGAGTTGCGACCCGTCCGGACTCCAACTGGGGAATAGATTGTCCTCGGCGTCGAACGTGAGCTGGTGCATGTTGGAGCCGTCGCTGTCCATCACAAAGATCTGCGCCCGGCCGGTATGCCAGGAGTGGAAGGCGATCTTCGAGCCGTCAGGGCTGATCGAAGGACCATAGGCGTTTGTTCCAAATGCGGTGAGCGGGATCTCGCCGCTGCCGTCGAGGTTCATGCGACTCAGGTTGATGATCCCTCCAACGCGCTTGGCTCCCACGATGAAACCAACTGCGCACGCGTGCGTTCCGAGGGCCGAGAGACAAGCGATGACAACACACTTTTTGATCAAGGGAGCAACTCCTTTCCAGAGGGTGATGACAACTGTCATAAACGATGATATCACACTTTTCGCAGGGCTCCAACCGCATGTCTTCATCGGGTTCGCTGAGGGTTCTGCGAACGTGTGATATCATTTGATGTCAGATGTCATCATTTGATCCATCGAGTCAGCCGTTTCGCAAATTGAAACAGGAGCAGAGCCAACCGCAGTGGACGAAGAGCAGTCAGGTGTCGTCAGCCCCCGGATCGTCTTGCAGATCCTGACCCTCGAATCGCGCCGCCGCGTTTGGCTCGCGCGTGCTTTGAGCCAGGGCAACCACTACCGCACCGTCGAGGCTCCCACGAACGGTCTCGTCCAATTCCACGGGACTCGGGTCGAAGGGCTGCTTTGCGCCGAGACGCCTGCCGGGCGCGCACGGATCCTGGACCGGTTGGGCCATCATGAGCCGTTGGACTGGAGGGAAGTGTCGATCCTGGAGGCGCGCCGGTTGGCCCGCAAACTGGCGGCCAGGAGGGGCGGAGTGGTGCACCTCGCCCTGTTCGACGAACCGACCCAAGTCGTTTGGGAGCCCGTGGCGATCAAGTAGGGTAGGCGCGGGCTGGGTGTGTCGGCGATCCAGCCCTCCTAGCTCGTGCCTGCGTCGACCGTCGTTCCGTCAATTGCCTCCTCTGCCACGCTCCATGGGGCTGGTGACGATCTTTCTGTAAGCCTCGGAAGAGAGGTGCTTAGGCTCGTAGGTCGCGCCAAAACGAGTCAGGTTGGAGTCGAACGCGCGAAGGTGGTTGCGCGACCCCTTCTCAAGGTTCGCGTAGACACTGAGGATGTCGGTGTTGGTGGTCTGTTTGATCCACCGCTGGAGGTCGAAGATGTCCAGTTCTTCGATCTGCGCACCGACCTTCAGGGCTTCCGTTCGCGAAACCCTGCCAGCCTTCACCAGATCGTTGTAGAGGCGCTGCAGCGTGGGGTTGGCGAACGTGCCGGCTTTGCCGATGGTCATCGGGTCTTGGAGCTGGTAGCGGTCCAGGAGCACCTTCACGGCGTCCATGTGCGTCTGTTCGGCGCGCGCGATGTTGGAGAAGGGTCGTCCCCACCGGGTGGCGAGCGCGTTGTACACGTCGAACGCCAGCTTCTCCTCCTCGCGCATGAAGAGCAGCCCTTCCTTCTCCGCGTTCGAGAGTTGGGCTCCAGTCAGACTCCCAAGACGGGTCTCGAGGGCGGCCGTATCGAACGCGGTTGCGCCGACCCCGTCCACTCGAGTGCCCTGTTCCGGTCCCGCCGCATAGGCCAGCCCGAGGAGTGCAGTGGCCGCGAGGGCTGCGGCTGTGGTGTTCCAGATGGGTTTCATTTGTAGGCCTCCACTTCTTCGGAGACCTCCCAGGGCGGAGAGGATTCACGCCCTGGGCCCAAAGCGACGGGGCACCGACCTGTTACCCGCCGGACGGTGCGTCCATGTTGTAGATGTCGCGCACCATCAACCACTTGCCGTCGGACTGCTTACGGTAGATCTCGATGTACTTGCCCGCCGCCTTCGCCTC
The Fimbriimonadaceae bacterium DNA segment above includes these coding regions:
- a CDS encoding HAD-IC family P-type ATPase produces the protein MHREGLSGQEARRRLEQHGPNALPESSGPSLASRIAAQFTSPIVWLLVAAVGIDLAIWLSKGGGGVPLEAAAIALILVVNACLGVYQEYRADEALSKLQELAQPRSTVWRDGKQRKIPSRELVPGDVVRLETGDRVPADVRVVETRGILLDESMLTGESVPVDRASGEELRAGTRLVKGGAAAEVVRTGAQSALGKLASTLQGLKATPTPLERKLGAFGSLVSKWVAGLAAALVLGGVWVEGLDSLGHVLVFSIALAVAAVPEGMPAVMTLTLARGVERMARRNAVVRRMVAVEALGSVTVIATDKTGTLTENRMTVEGLECEEERAVLRAMVLANDAEPDSDSGDPLERALLEFARDRGVDAGAERERCPRSDELPFESKRKYMRVTCGDGERWLKGAPEVLLGRSDLGDEARKRWLARAKEAAAEGYRLLAFARGGDDEDRGVEFLGFAKLWDPPREEVQGALARTREAGVRVVMVTGDHPQTARAIADAIGLATDDVVLGEDLEGLDELPEGANVFARVQPEQKLALIERLQEKGHIVAMTGDGVNDAPALKRADVGIAMGRRGTDLAREVSDLVLTDDNFASIVAAIEHGRGIFANIQKFIRFLFATNFAELCVVVVGALGAFVAGMREPGGEVLLPLTAVQLLWINVVTDGPVALALGFDRNPGAMKRPPRPPDSPMLDRFGVRFVVGVGLLASAVGLALFGTLLTHVSFGEARSALFQFLAVGQLLVAYPARSASASRRNVALAASVVGAVGLQVAAATVPWLRTVLGLAPMTPAVAGAVAGAAVLSWALAEGLVRTPWLAGAAPARRVQSVL
- a CDS encoding BlaI/MecI/CopY family transcriptional regulator yields the protein MDASPPGKFEYELLRFLSGQEDLSVRQIFEEFGRPRGFVRGTIVKAVDRLLKKGLVDRKKVDGTFLYRTRQDAERMERQLVEAFIKERLGGRLKPIASFLAQSEDIDPSELEQFKELLDEMET
- a CDS encoding DUF2202 domain-containing protein, whose product is MKPIWNTTAAALAATALLGLAYAAGPEQGTRVDGVGATAFDTAALETRLGSLTGAQLSNAEKEGLLFMREEEKLAFDVYNALATRWGRPFSNIARAEQTHMDAVKVLLDRYQLQDPMTIGKAGTFANPTLQRLYNDLVKAGRVSRTEALKVGAQIEELDIFDLQRWIKQTTNTDILSVYANLEKGSRNHLRAFDSNLTRFGATYEPKHLSSEAYRKIVTSPMERGRGGN